One Dysosmobacter welbionis DNA segment encodes these proteins:
- a CDS encoding ABC transporter substrate-binding protein: MNFKKYLALGTALTLTLLAGCGSSGSGDDQIVIYSNADEEAVTAMENALDAGGYEGKYIVQTYGTSELGGKLLAEGTNLEADLVTMSTFYLQSAQEQNNMFLPLDFEVNTLEEVPDYTAPITSQEGAIILNTELMASENLPTPTCLKDLADPVYAGQVAVTDIQSSSTAWLLIQALVDAYGEDGAEETLAAIYDNCGAHIETSGSGPLKLCRAGEVAIGFGLRHQAVADKADGLPIDYVDPTEGNFSLTESVAVLDKGEDTNPLAMEMARCIIENGRAELIQTYPNPLYEGETADPANQSDYPSIFDEPLTFELFTAHQELSERAKG; this comes from the coding sequence ATGAATTTCAAAAAATACCTCGCCCTGGGAACCGCCCTGACCCTGACCCTTCTCGCCGGCTGCGGCAGCTCCGGCTCCGGCGATGACCAGATCGTCATCTACTCCAACGCCGATGAGGAGGCCGTCACTGCCATGGAGAACGCTCTGGACGCAGGCGGCTATGAGGGCAAGTATATCGTGCAGACCTACGGCACCTCCGAGCTGGGGGGCAAGCTGCTGGCCGAGGGCACCAACCTAGAGGCGGATCTCGTGACCATGAGCACCTTCTATCTCCAGAGCGCCCAGGAGCAGAACAACATGTTCCTGCCCCTGGACTTTGAGGTGAACACCCTGGAGGAGGTGCCTGACTACACCGCCCCCATCACCTCCCAGGAGGGGGCCATCATCCTGAACACTGAGCTGATGGCCTCAGAGAACCTGCCCACTCCCACCTGCCTGAAGGACCTGGCTGACCCAGTGTACGCCGGACAGGTGGCCGTCACTGACATCCAGTCCTCCTCCACCGCATGGCTGCTGATCCAGGCCCTGGTGGACGCCTACGGCGAGGACGGGGCCGAGGAGACGCTGGCCGCCATCTATGACAACTGCGGCGCCCACATCGAGACCTCCGGCTCCGGCCCCCTGAAGCTGTGCCGGGCCGGCGAGGTGGCCATCGGCTTCGGTCTGCGCCACCAGGCAGTGGCCGACAAGGCTGACGGCCTGCCCATCGACTACGTGGACCCCACGGAGGGCAACTTCTCCCTTACTGAGTCCGTGGCCGTCCTGGACAAGGGGGAGGACACCAACCCCCTGGCCATGGAGATGGCGCGGTGCATCATAGAAAACGGCCGCGCCGAGCTGATCCAAACCTACCCGAATCCCCTCTATGAGGGCGAGACCGCCGACCCCGCCAACCAGTCCGACTACCCCAGCATCTTTGACGAGCCCCTGACCTTCGAGCTGTTCACCGCCCACCAGGAGCTCTCCGAACGGGCCAAGGGCTGA